One Oculatellaceae cyanobacterium DNA window includes the following coding sequences:
- a CDS encoding transposase family protein, producing the protein MSSLLAYITSNPQETKRLLGIDYQQLQWLIVEAEALFNRSQAVEEEAKIRIIKKGGGRKPKLSVTEQILLTLVYLHHMPTFQLLGVQFGVSESTAHNIFHDWIEILGELLPPSLLEQVKKNPMIGKDIKKP; encoded by the coding sequence ATGAGTTCTTTACTGGCATACATCACATCTAATCCTCAAGAAACTAAACGTTTGCTCGGAATTGATTACCAACAGTTGCAATGGTTAATCGTAGAAGCAGAAGCTCTATTCAACCGCTCCCAAGCTGTAGAGGAAGAAGCCAAAATTAGAATAATAAAAAAAGGTGGTGGTAGAAAGCCAAAATTATCTGTAACAGAGCAGATATTATTAACCTTAGTTTATCTGCACCATATGCCAACATTTCAACTACTAGGCGTGCAGTTCGGGGTAAGTGAATCAACGGCACACAATATATTCCATGACTGGATAGAAATTTTGGGTGAATTGTTACCGCCCTCACTTTTAGAACAAGTAAAAAAAAATCCGATGATTGGGAAAGATATAAAGAAGCCCTAG